Sequence from the Amaranthus tricolor cultivar Red isolate AtriRed21 chromosome 16, ASM2621246v1, whole genome shotgun sequence genome:
TTAATTAAAACGAGATTAGTATTTTTTAACTTCATAATCGAATTTCATTGAGAATATTAAAATAGCGAATGTttgatattttcatttttaacttctaatttcgaGCTTTTGTATTATGAATATCATCTTGATTAGTAGTATCAAATATCAATCAATCCATTAGTTGTATATATCAATACTCTCTTCATGCTCCCTTCCTTCAAAAGATATGTTTCCCTTTGATACAAAAATCATACGAATGGATACATTTTCGAACGGAGATAGTAGAACAATTACAAGCTTTCCATCATTTTCGAAAGTGTCGAAATTTTGAACCAACCACATCATGGGCAAGACGGGAGGAAAATAGTTCTAGTTTCAACAGCCCCATCGACAAAATTTCCTCCATCGATATCATATTGCCAATGAAAcgttgtaacttgtaagacTACATACTTACCGAAAAGGGTAGATATCTTCAATCTTCACCAGACTCGTACTAAAATATCTTCAAGTATTCATATTAATACTTTCATGAAGGAATTGCAGCACATTCCGGATCTAGTGTCTGGCTTTTGATTTTTGTCGACTGGGAGAGAAGCAACGTATGAACCTTTTGCTTTAGCTACAATAAgtaaatgatcatgaagaatgataaTAAAGGAAAATCCAGGAACAcaaaaaaatgatcaatttgcAAGGATAAACAGTGTATAAGACAATACCTCATCAAGACCAAGTCCACTTTTTACAGATACGCTGATGGCTCCTTCAGGCCCATATATTCTATATCTTGACAAATCGTGATGATCGGTAGCCATGTCTTCGGTTATGAATGCAGAAGGAGACTTATGCAACAGATCACATTTGGAAACAACATCAAGCCAAAGATGATTGCTGAACCTCCGTCTTATTTCAGTGTATGTTGTGAACTGCATCAAGAAAACCATGCCAATGAATTCCGTAATAGGGTGTTTGCCAATAGCTGTGACCATGTACATATTTACTCTTCTGGTTGATTAGATTGGATTAGGACGCTTACGTTTGTGCCTTCCTGGAACCTGAACACGACAGGATCCAGGATCTATACTTGGTTATGCTAATTTTCAAACAGAAAATATTAATTGTAATACGCCCTGCAAACAAAAATTTAGACTAAATACGAATCACTTCTAGAAAGAGCAGAGTACCTGGTCAGACACTGAAGTTCCACATTCTCCCGTTAGGTCATGCACATAAAGTACGGCTGTTGGTAAGTGAGTGAGGACTGCTAGAGTTAGCTTTTCCAAATTGTTCCTCTCATCTTCAGATTACGCAAATGGAAGTACCGATTATAACATTTAGGTGCCCATCACAAAACAGTCACAAACACTTAAAAGCAGGCAAAAATGAAGATAGGAGAAAAAAGTGTAATCGTATAAAAGCTAACAAGTTCTTCACATAGCATGAAAAAAAATGCAACAACAGGTATGGGTAAGCTGTAAACATATACATTGAGCACCCCAAGGTGTAAGTTTTCACCATGATACatgaaaaccaaaaaaatttcaaatgttttaagGCAATGCAGCCTTGTATAATCAGAATTAGACAGCTTATGTCAATAGCTTAAACTAAATTGTGTCATGTTCGACATCGTACACCTTCCTATATGCAATGTTTCCAACTCTACACTGTGGCTTATCCAGTTCGAATAGAATTTTACAATGTAGGGAATATATCACTTACCATCTGATCGCCTTAGTACCCCAGGAGTATCCGTTACCTACCAAAAGTTTATTGATCAGAATCGGAAATAATATTAGCATTAGAATATTGCAAATACTCTACACTTTTGAAGTCTTCATGCACACCTGAAATCGCTGATAATTCACAGCAATATGACCCATTAAAATTCCCCTGGTTGTAAATGGATAATTACAAATCTGGAGAAAGTACGAGAAGGTTAACCATTTTCcacaaaaacataaaaaatacataGGTTGATAGGTCATTCAACAGCTCAAATAGCAAACAGAGACACATGCTAAAGATACTTTGGCAAATGCTCAAATTAGAAAATGAATAAAAGGCAAGGGTTGGCATCAAATTGTGTAACAGGATTTTTCAGGGATCGTCTAATTTTATTATCTGACGTAGATTTAGAGGGAAGAACATATGCTCCATTGAGAGAGTTTTACAGTATTTGGTCAGTTTTTCCACTCCCCTTATTCCTTTGCCTGCCTACATGTTCATCTTAGGAAATTAACCATGATACTAATCGAGTAAACAATCAGATCGTAAAGCCCTAACTGATGAATAATATACTGAGCAATATAAGGTGTATTCCAAGGGATGCTATTGGAGCAGCTAAGTCCAAAAAAATTACAAGTTCAACCAAATAAATATAGTCTGAAAGGAGACTGTCTATGAGTCAACTGGTTTTATAGAAGGCTTAGTTTTATAAGGCACGAGGCGCCAAAGGCGTTGTGGTTCCCAGGAGCCTAGGTGTTAGGCTCTACGAGAAGGTGTTGGCTCCAGTGAGCTTTGTCCACTTTGAAAATATGCATGTATTTTATTAAATGCGATTAGAGCCTTCACAACATAGCCTAGTCAAAGTGTCTCAGTAACGATCATTCCCACGCTAAGAATTCAGTGGATCGAGTTAATTTTATCCTATAACCACAGTCCGCAGCATAACATGACATCTTTAGtccaaatgaaaaattatagaCTTTTCGCACCCGAATATTTGGCACAAGCAAAATGCTCAAGGCCTTATTACTATAGAGTAAAAAATACACCAAACCTCAAGAGCCATGCACCAAGTGCTTAGTAAGGACCAACTCCAGTAACCTGGCTTAAAAAGTTACGCAGGCACTAAAAACGCGCATTAAGCGCTTGAAGCCGATGAAGCACCAACTTTAGGTGCCAAACTAAACtgcatttttttgtttttttccacTACACATTTTCTTTTCTGTTGATTACCTAAGACTGCCACAGTAAGCCCTTCAGTCTCTCCCCAACACCAGAAACACTAAAATTGGGGACCAAACTCCCAAGCTATGGCTTCAAGGAGTTCCATTCCCAAGTTTGGATTACTGAATTGATGCTTATTTTTTGTTAAACAATTATCCATATTGAAAGTCTATTGCAAGAAGGTGGTGCGCATATCAGCAATATCTTAATTTTAAGAAGTGTGCTCCACTCTAATGAGTTGTGCAACACATGCCATGCTCCTAGGCTCAAGGTCCTCACCTCCTCAGTGCAGCTCAACCTTTTCCAACACTGCTAGAGAGGTCATTTAGTCTTTTACTCTACAAAAACATTTATATGAATTGCTAAATCCTACAGGAAATAAGATTCTCAAAACAGACATTAATCATAACCATTATCCATTCTCAAAATACATCGGGCTTTCCTGCTAAAAGAATAAAACTACAGATGATTTCCAACATTAGGGGCCCTTATTACTATAGAATGATAGAGAGGAAGCACAGAAACATCCTGAAAGCAGTCAAAAATCATAACAGTATTAGTTGTCAAGATACCTCAGGCTTTCCTGTTGAAAGAATTCGAACTAAAGATGATTTCCCAACATTAGGGGCTCCAACAAGAGACAATGTTGGAGTTTCCAAATCGACCACGGGCATAGCTCGTAAAATCTGCAAAAATATCACGCATCATAAATGGGgatacaaataaaatatattttaattttaaaatattaaggaAGAGATATATGCAAATATATACTTAGGGGAAAAGCAAAAGTAGGTAGTTGGTGAACTTGACCAACATTTAAGAAAGAATGCACTTGGTTTTTGATAAGCCATATACAGAACAAGCACCAAAAGTTTGTTAAAATTACTTACTGGAACTAGGAAAAACTAAACACCCTGTTTAAAGAAGATTACAATTCATAGGCGGGGTATGTTTACTAATTAGATCATCAATTGGAATCAAGATTGCAAACTGCATCCATCCAAGACAAGCCTATCACTACTAGTCATTAGTCAGTAATCACATAACAAAACCCAATCAACATTCAGCCAAGTACTATTTGCATGCAAGGGAACCGATAAGCGTAGAAACAACAGCAGAAAATATATTGTAATAGTAAACAGCACAGGTATCTTCAAATGCGAAAACAGATCAATACAACCTCCCCTGCAATGTAATTTCTGACGAAGAAATGCCACATCACCAAGGATTTATAGCCTCATACCTTAGCAATATCCAGTAAATCATCAATGGCTTGTCTTTCACGATTGAAAGTATCTTCTAGTCTTTTCATACCCTTTGAATTAAACAAAAGCAGCATAAGTTTTCGCATGGACAAAGCCCATATGCAAATTACTATATATTGGATACAACTCTTTCACCACAAcagttttatattaatttaggTAGACAGAGAAATTCAGTAACGATCAACAATTACCAGAACTCCATTGTTACCACATTCCACACAAACCATCACTAAGAATTTTCCCACATAATACTTCACCAAAACTTCAACTCATTATGAGATTGATATCAAACTTACTTTTAAAAGACATGAGACCATAGTGCCAAAATGAGGTAACGGTCACTGGTAACGGGGTGATGCAATTTTTATACCACCAAATATCGGCCTAAACAATGAAAAATCGCTTGAAACGGTTTGAAACGCGTTTTTTTACACCTTAACGACGCGGGTAATGCTggtacaataaatttaaaaacctttacGATAAGACCTTGTTTTGCACTATGCGTGCGATGCTCTAAGGCGCTTAAGGGTCCTCATGGTTTAGGATCTAAGAGCTAGAGAAAGTCGCTAGATTTCGAGTGTGAGGCAccccaaaaccaaaaaaaataaataaaataaaaccccCAAGAAAATCTAGAAAAAATCTAAAGGAGAAGGGAAAGCATACATGGTGGGTGACTACATCAAATGGGCTT
This genomic interval carries:
- the LOC130803030 gene encoding uncharacterized protein LOC130803030 isoform X1, with amino-acid sequence MNCTMIQASNILELWRLPSNKLLFRNSKFVKAPCLRQVPPRVFEPILCFCKEIQTTTTEKIVGASYIPDTNLRRENKLQDNEAVKIESVGAFQKLPMVMPSIDIIQSALRKAKKVSPTKGIANAAKRERNKGAKQLDALMKELAAPLRLYTECFPNKNLLHPYERSLIELTLGDGNYEEVLERVNNLRKKVTSVGKENASLCAKSMTKKEAEERLNEGMKRLEDTFNRERQAIDDLLDIAKILRAMPVVDLETPTLSLVGAPNVGKSSLVRILSTGKPEICNYPFTTRGILMGHIAVNYQRFQVTDTPGVLRRSDDERNNLEKLTLAVLTHLPTAVLYVHDLTGECGTSVSDQFTTYTEIRRRFSNHLWLDVVSKCDLLHKSPSAFITEDMATDHHDLSRYRIYGPEGAISVSVKSGLGLDELKQKVHTLLLSQSTKIKSQTLDPECAAIPS